GGGGTGAGAAGGATTTGCTCCGGGGGAATGGGGAAGTCTCCTCCACACCCTGCAATGTGCGACCACCGTTTTCCAAGAATTTCTGCAAACCAGACTCGAGCCCCAAAGCGTTCACGGAGCATCTCGGCAATAGCTGCCAGAGCCTTCTCGAGTTCCTCTTCTTTGAGCTCCTCTTGAAACTTATGCAGCCAATCCTCAAATGCGCAGGTCTCTTTCGCCATTTTCGATTCGGGCGAGGTAGTCTCTGACAATGGGCTTTAAGCTCTCATCAAGCTCGTTGAACTTCTTTTCGATGAGTTCTTCGCCGATCCTTCGGGTCTCGGGGGAGGCGTAGTCGATGAGGTACTCTTTAAAGGTGAGAATAGCATTGGGCATGCAGAAGTGGTGGATTTTCCCCTTCTTGGCGATTCCCATGAAGTACTTTCCTGTTCGTCCGCATCGGTAGTCTGCGGTGCAGAAGGAAGTGATGTACCCCATGGTGGCGAGTTCTCGCACCACCTCATCAAGAGACCTGGGGTCTCCAATCTGGAACTGCTGCCTCTCAAGATCCTGTTCTGTGTAACGCTCGCTGTACGCTCCAATACCGATGCGGGTTGAAGCATCCGTCTGTGTACATCCCACCGGAATGACTTCCCGACGCACGTGGGCTGGTTCCCGAGCGGTGATAATCAGCCCAGTGTATGGGACCGAGAGTCGAATGACGGCAACAAGGCGTTTGAAATCCCGGTCGGAAACTCGGTACTGGGTTTCCTGAACGAAGGGGGTATTGATGGCTGGCTCAAGACGAGGAAACGATATGGTGTGAGGGCCAACTCCACCGAAGTGGCGCTCAAGATCAATGGTGTGGTAGAGGAGTCCCATAACCTCAAATTTCCAGTTGTAGAGTCCAAAAAGGGCTCCAATGGCAACGTCATCGATTCCCGCCTCTTGAGCCCTGTGCAGGGCGTACAGGCGCCACCGGTAGTGGGCCTTAATCGTTCCCTCGGGATGGACTTTCCTGTAGGTCTCGTGGTGGTACGTCTCCTGGAAAACCTGGAACGTGCCGATACCCACTTCTTTTAGGATTTTGAGTCGGGCGATGTCCATGGGAGCAGC
This portion of the Candidatus Caldatribacterium sp. genome encodes:
- the hydG gene encoding [FeFe] hydrogenase H-cluster radical SAM maturase HydG, whose protein sequence is MLTKSAPVSIREWMQSVIKEEEIERYLVNGRDFINDEEIEELLKKCRNPEPQKVRDIIAKSLSLERLEPEETATLLNVEDEELWEEIFQAAGEVKRRVYGDRIVTFAPLYCSNFCVNNCLYCGFRRDNHLQKRRQLSIEEVRRETEALVSMGHKRLIMVYGEHPFSDVDYIAKTIQTVYETKVGNGEIRRVNVNAAPMDIARLKILKEVGIGTFQVFQETYHHETYRKVHPEGTIKAHYRWRLYALHRAQEAGIDDVAIGALFGLYNWKFEVMGLLYHTIDLERHFGGVGPHTISFPRLEPAINTPFVQETQYRVSDRDFKRLVAVIRLSVPYTGLIITAREPAHVRREVIPVGCTQTDASTRIGIGAYSERYTEQDLERQQFQIGDPRSLDEVVRELATMGYITSFCTADYRCGRTGKYFMGIAKKGKIHHFCMPNAILTFKEYLIDYASPETRRIGEELIEKKFNELDESLKPIVRDYLARIENGERDLRI